CTCAAGTGTACAGTGTCATTGAGAATAATATCTTTTTAAGTGGTGGGTATTTTTTATACGGGCCTGATGAACGCAGGCAGTACCATCGTGAAGAGCAACTAAACGAGTTTTCGATTACCGAAGTTAATTTTGACCCTCACTGCGGTAAGTTTTTAATGTTCCTTTAAATATTTATTGGTCGCGGTAGCTGAGTTTTCAAAGAGTGATTATCTTGTTGATACGAGTGGCATATTATCTGTAACGAAAACAGATAGAGCAAAAATAAGCGACATTCTTGATTTAAAACTCTCTTCTGATTCCGCGGATATTAATGAATCCTGCGATCTTTTGTATGCGATAATAATAACAAATAAGTGGCAATCAAAAGATCAATAAAATAGAAAATATTTGATGAAAAATATTCGTATTTACATTGTTCATTGGATGAAGTTTCTATCTTCCATCAATACATTAACGCGCTGACTTTCACTTAACCGCCCTAAAACTGATTCTTCCGCCCCACGCTAAGGTATCATGGTCCAAAACAGGCGATTAAACACAGAGCCCAACCCATGAACCTTCTCCTTATCCGCCATGCTGAAACAACATGGAACCGCGGCGGATTCATTCAGGGACGTCAGGACAGCGCGGTGACGGCCCGTGGAGTACATGAAACCACCGCGCTGATAACCGCTCTGGCGCACGAATTCCCCTCGGTTGATATGGTGTATACCTCGCCTGCGGGCCGCGCGCGCCATATGGGTAACGCCATCGCGAGCCATTTTCGCTGCCCACTCTCTGTTGAGCCGCTGGTACAGGAGCAGGCGTTCGGCGATTACGAAGGCCTGTCGCGGGTGCAGTTACAGCGTGATGATCCAACCAGCGCAGAGGCGCTGTTCTCGATGGATGCCGCATTCACACCGCCCGGCGGTGAATCGCTTGCGTGCGCCGCGCAGCGTCTGTTGTCTTTTATTCACCATAATCTTGCCGCAACCCAAAACACGACCTGCTGCGTCGTGACGCACGGGCACATCCTTCAGGGCGCGCTGGCTATTCTTAAAGAAGGCACGCCGGATAACTTCCCGCGCTATGCGCAGCCGAACGCCAGCTACGCGCGCTTAACGCTTACGGCAGACCGCTGCGACGTCATTCAGTGGGGCATCGCGACCCATTTGCGACACCTGTCACAAACGTAAAAAACCTTCCCGTCCTTAAGTCTTCCTTAAGATTAATCCTATAACTTCACTCTGGATCCTGCCCCTGTCGGGCCGTACCGGAGCACACTTTATGCAAAACAATACCTCTGCGCTCAGCAAAGTTCCTGCCGTCACCGCCGCGTTCTGGCTGACGAAAATCGCCGCGACCACGCTGGGTGAAACCGGCGGCGACGCGGTCACGATGTCGATGGATCTCGGTTATCTCACCGGCACGCTCATCTTCGCGGCGATCTTCCTTGCGGCGGTGTTCGTGCAAATCCGCCATCACAGCTTTAATAAGTGGATCTACTGGTTCACGGTGGTCGCTACCACGACGGTCGGCACCACGCTTGCGGATTTCGCTGACCGCTCATTAGGTATCGGTTATCTCGGCGGTACGGTGTTGTTGAGCAGTCTGCTGGTACTTTCGCTTCTGGTCTGGCGCGTGACGTGCGGCACCATTGCCGTGGATTCGGTAAACAGTGTGCGTACCGAGAGTTTCTACTGGGTGACGATAATGTTCTCCCAGACGCTCGGCACGGCGCTCGGCGACTGGACGGCAGACAGCGAAGGCTTCGGTTACGACGGCGGCATCCTGCTGTTCGTGGGCGCCCTGGCGGTTATCTGGCTGGCGAGCCGCTTTACCTCGATTTCTCGCACCGTGCTGTTCTGGGCCGCGTTTATCCTCACCCGTCCGCTGGGCGCGGTGGTGGGCGATTTCCTCGATAAACCCATCGCCAAAGGCGGCCTTGAGCTCAGCCGTTACGGCGCATCCCTTACACTGATGGGTCTTATCCTGGTCTGCCTGTGGGTGTTCCCGCATCGCGCGGCGCTGAAAAAACGCACGCCGGTATTCTGATTTTTTCTTCTCACCCGCGGCACGCGCCGCGGGTTCTCCTCTCTGCGTTTCCCTTCATAACGGTTGCCCTGTGCCGTAAACTGTCTGTTAGTACACATGCAGGGAGCTCAAATGACACACTACTGGTGGAAAGATTTACACGATCGTAACGACGCCTGGCTGGGGCTTGCGCTGACGGTAAAAGGCGAAACGCCTCCAGGCCTGGCGCTGGAGATGCTGAGCGGGCATCACGGACGCATGGCGTTGCAGCTGCGCGGCGAAACGCTTTTCTGGGCCTCGATGCTGAAAGATTATTCCGGCGTCTGGCTCGTCACCAACCGTGAGCATCCCAATCAGCTCAATCTGCTGCCGCCGGTGCGCTCCGAAGACATTGAAGCCATTAAGCGCAAGGGCGACGCGGTGTGGACGGGCGAGTGGTGCCGCTACTTCGCGCGTCAGTTGATGGATTCTCCCGCGCCGCTGCTGGCGCCGCGCGACTGGCTGTTGCGCCCGATGCTGCCCGCGAAACGCCAGTCGTCATACCTGCGCAACACCACGCCCGACATCGACCAGTGGTACTTTAAAACGCCCCCCAGCGCAGGCGACTGGGGTGTGGACTGGGCGCTTTACGGCGAAGATTTTCGCTCGCTCACCGCCCCGGAATATGTCCGGCTGGTGGACTGGTGGTGGGGCGGTCATCTGCTGATGGGCCGTTACCCGATTGACCCGCACGCCGGGCGCCTCAAGTGGTGGCGTAAAAAATGCCGCGAGGGCGCGCTGCCGCCGGTGCTGGTCTGGTATGTCGCCGGGCTGGCGTCCTATGTAGTGCTGGATGGCCATTACCGTCTGCACGCGGCGATGGAAGAGGGCATCCCGCCGTCATTCCTGGTGCTGAGCGAATTCGCCGAGCGGGAATTCCCGGCGGACGAGGCGCAGCGCGAGCGGGTGCAACGGGCGCTGGCGTTACAGCAGGCCAATAATCCGGGCTGCAATATTGACGGCATTAATCAGACGTTAATTAACCTGTGGGACCGGCGTTACCTTTACGCCGAGACGCACAGCCGCGCCACGCTCGGCAACGGCGAAGGCTGGGCGCGCGAGGTCACGGCTTACCTGCGCCGCCACGGGCAGACGGCGTATCTGGAGAACCTGCTTAACGGCACGGAAAACCCGGTTGATGACGCCGGCTAAAGAGTTATAACGCGCGCCACTTGTACAGCAGGCTCGGCGGCGTGTTATCGACATCATGAATCTCACGCACATAGCGCAGCCCTGCGTGAGTCAACATCTCGTGCGACGCCAGGTGATTGCCGCGCACCACCGCTGAGATCGCGTCAAGCGCCAGACGCTCAAACCCATGGCGAACGGCGTGGCGGGCGAACTCTGTGGCCAGCCCCTTGTCCCCACGCCTGCGTCGCAAAACGGCAGCCGCGGTTATTAATCGCTATGTCTGCATAGCGGCGGATGCTCAGCCCACCAAAACCAAGGGTCTCATCGGGCGCAGTCGTTAACGCGATGCGCCAACGCCCAACACCATGAGCCTGCCAGTGCGTCAGCCAGCGATCCATTACGCCTTCGGCATGCGCACGGTTCGGGTACGGCCCTGCCGGGTTAAAGGCGTTGGTCGCAGGATCGCCGTAAATCCGCAATAAATCATCCACATCCGTCTCTGTGGTCGCAGGCGCAGATGCGCCGTCTCTCCAAACATAAGTATTTCCTCACAAGAGAGCCACCTCTGTTATAGCGCACAAACATGCATTAGATGACTCGCCATTCGGCCAGGGACAAAAACATGATGCTGAAAGACGATTTGATAGTCGAATAATCCGCCGGTTTGGTTTTGCGCAGGCGGACGTGCGACGTTAATGAAGTCTCTGAACGTTTGTTAAAAAATGGTTTATGGTTAATGCGTTAAGAGAATATATCGGGCCGACACAGGGACGCGCCGCCATCGGCCCCCTGTATTTACGCGTGTCGCCGGGCGACCACGACCAAAAGGAGCAGTAATGCGTGCGGAAGTAACCCTGCCCGTCGGGCAACAGAACAGGAATATTTTTCGTCTGGCGACGGCCCAGGCGCTTGCGGGCGCGAACTCCGTGGTGTTTTACGCGACCGGCGCGATTGTCGGTGATGCGATGGCGCCTGACCAGGCGCTGGCAACGCTTCCGCTGACGATTTTCGTTGTCGGGATGGCGGCATTGATCCTGCCTTTTGGCGCGCTTGCCCGCCGCTATGGCCGCCGCGCGGCGTTTATGGCGGGCACCAGTACCGGCGTGCTGACCGGGCTGACGGCAGCGTTTGCCGTGGTGCTGGGTTCGTTCTGGTTGTTTTGCTTCGCCGGATTCATGAGCGGCGCGTATGCCGCCGTCGCGGTTTCATTTCGCTTTGCGGCCACTGATGGCGTAGCGGGCGAACGGCGGGCGCGGGCGCTTTCGCTGGTCATGGGCGGCGGCGTGGCGGCTGGCATTGTCGGACCGATGCTGGTTAACGGCACGATGGATCTCTGGCCGCCCTATACCTTTGCCGCCACTTACCTTGCGCAGGCGCTGGTGGCGGCGGTATCTGCGGCGGTGCTCTGGGGAGTGAAAGCGCCCGATCCGGTTGCGGCTGAGCACCAGGTGCGCGGGCGACCGCTTCGCGAGATAGTGCGCCAGCCGGGCTTCAGCCGCACCGTGTTCAGCGGCGCGGTGGCGTATATGGTGATGAACTTCCTGATGACCGCGACACCGCTGTCGATGCATATGCACGGTCATTCACTCCAGGATGCGAATCTGGGCATCCAGTGGCATGTGATTGCCATGTACGCGCCGGGCTTCTTTACCGGCAAACTCATTACCCGTTTTGGCGCCTCGCGCATCGCGGCGCTGGGGCTTGCGATCTCGGCGCTGTCGGTGGCCGCGGGCCTTGCCGGAACGGGGGTCGGGCACTACTGGCTGCTGCTGATTTTACTGGGGCTCGGCTGGAACTTCGGGTTTACCGGCGCGTCGGCGCAAATTATCGATTATCACCGCCCGGAAGAGAGAACCCAGGTGCAGTCGCTGAATGATTTTGTGGTGTTCGGCGTGATGATGGTCGGCTCGTTTTCTTCCGGCGCGCTGCTGACGCTGGTGGGCTGGAACGCCGTACTCTGGAGCTCGCTGGTCCCGCTGGTCATCGCTATGGTTGCGCTGATGACTGAAAAACGGCGCGCCGCAGCGTCTTTAAACCGTTAACCGCCGGGCCAATAACGCGGCGTCATTCCCACCATGCTATATTGCGCCAGACGACCCACGCTGGCGCAATGCCTGTTTTTTGCCGACACTACATATTTCAAAGGGATCGATTGAGATGAAACTGAGCGTGCTGTTTATCGCTTCGCTGTTGACGGCGGGCTACGCCCATGCGGCACAGACGGTGCCTGTGGCGCTAAAAGATGGGCCGAACACGCTCGATATCAATCAGGATGGCGCGAATGATCTTATTTTCAGCGCCACCTATGACAATAATACTTCCCACCCCAGCAGTACTCTCACGGTCTATATTCAGAAAGACCACGCCTGGCTGATTGTCCCGGTGCCGGATGACGACGGTTTTACCTGGAGCGATTTCCGGCTGTCCGCGTCGACAACTAAAATCAGCGGCTATGAACCGTATCAGGTTAATCATATTTTCTATCTGGTCAGGGCGGTGAAAATCGCTGAATCTTCAGAAAGTACGGATTTAACCGATGCCACAAAAGTGAAATTTACGCGCTACCGGATCGCCAGTAATACCGCCGATCCGGGCGTTGCGGCCTTTTTCTGGCAGCCGTCCGGCAGCTACGTGACGGACACCGCTTACAGCGATGTGGACGACGCCTTTCGCACGCTCAATATGGATAAATTCCTGTGAGGCGGCTGGCGGCGCTGGCCATACTTCTCATCAGCACGAGCAGTATGGCGCAGCAGACCGCGCCTTATCGTGCGCGGCTACAGCAGGCGCTCAACGCTCAGTCGCTGTGCCTCGGTGAAACAGCCTGGCCGGTGACCAGCCGCGCAGGCGCTGATGTCTGGCTGCATGCCAGAATGGAAGCGCTGGTGGATGCCGGGCTTGTCGTGAGCAGGCGCGAAGGCCCTCAAAAACGCTGGACGCTGACGCCCACAGGACGCGCGGAATTTCACCGGCACCACGATTTCTGCTACGGAAAAATGCGCGTCAGAACCCTGGAGATTAAGCCGCAGCGCGATGGAATCCAGGCGATCTTTACGTATGATATTCCGGCGCTGCCGCACTGGGCTAAGACGCCCTCCCTGCGCATGGCGGATTCAGAGCTGGATAATCTCATCAGCGGGATCGATAACGTGCATTATCAGGCGGTTTTTATTCGTGAGAATAATGGCACGCTCCGGCTGGCGCGTGGCCCGGAACCGCTGGATTTACTTTACTGATTTAACAACACCTCCTGCATCCGAGAATCAACATGACCCGGACACAACGGCTTTTAGAACTGCTCCAGCTTCTGCGATCCCACCGTTACCCGGTGACGGCGGCGACGCTTGCGCAGCGGCTTCATGTCAGCGTGCGTAGTATTTACCGCGATATTGAAACGCTGAAAATGCAGGGGGTGGAGATCGAGGGCAGCGCGGGGATCGGTTATATCCTCCAGTCTGATTATCACCTGCCGCCGCTGATGTTTGATGCCCATGAAGTCGACGCGCTGATACTCGGTCTGCACTGGGTGATGCGCCATACCGACCCGCAGCTGGAAGCCGCGGCCCGTAATGCCGTGGCGAAGATCCACGCCATTCTTCCTGAGCATCTCGCGCAGCAGATCAACTACCCGTCGCTGATGGTGGCTCCGCCCGGCAATGAGGGCAGCCTGCGGTTTCTGGCCGATATTCGCAGCGCGATTCATCAGCGCAGAAAGCTTGAGCTGGTCTATACCGATAAAGACGGCGCCGCGTCGTCGCGCCTGGTGTGGCCGATTGCGCTCGGTTTTTTGGACGCGGTCAGGATGCTGGCGTGCTGGTGCGAGTTGCGCCAGGCGTTCCGCCACTTTCGTATCGACCGGATGCAACAGGTGACCGTCAGCGAGCAATCGTGCCCACAATCGCGCTATAAGCTGCTGAAGGAGTGGAAAAGTTCGCAAGGGATTGCGCAGGCAAAAACCTACTGACAAAAACTGTCACTGTCGGCTGTTACTGTCATGGCTCACCACACAAGGAGAGCCAAATGATTACTGCCGATATGTCTATTCTCTATGTTGAGAACGTCCTTAAGAGCGCTGAATTTTATTCCACGCTGCTCGGCTGCGAGCCGGTTGAGAAACAGCCTACGTTCGCGTTATTCGTGCTGGATAACGGCTTTAAGCTGGGCCTGTGGTCCTGCTACACCGTAGAGCCGGTTGTGAATCAGCGTGCGCCGGTGCCAGCGGGAGAAATCGTCTTTAAAGTGCAGGCGCGGGACGAGGTCGATCATTTTTATATGCTCTGGTGCATGGAGCGTCAGGCGACGGCGATCCAGAGCCCGGTGGAACTCGATTTCGGCTATACCTTTGCGGCGATGGACCCGGACGGTCACCGTCTGCGCGTCTGCTATCTTAATCCGGAACGGTAAGCGGGCAGCGAGGACAACGGGCGCAGGCCCGTTTTCCTGCTTTCCAGCACGTATCAGAAAAAGGTTCTGCCGAGCGGGATAATATCGCACCACTGTTTTTTATAGCTCCAGAAGTCTTTATAAATCCCGAGCGAAAAACGCATCGTCTTATTTTCTCTGGCGCACAGCGCGCGGGCATTACTCGTATTCAGCCATAACAAAATACTGCCCAGATTCAGCGTGGTGTATTGCGGATCGTAGCCGCCGTTGATGTCATCGAAATAAATCCATGTGGGGTTGCTGCACATAAAAATAATGTCGAACGCGCACGGGCGATTATCGAGAAACAGCACGCTGCCAAAAATCAGGGGCCGCAGCGCGTCAAAGGTACGCACCAGATCCTCATGCGTAAAGCGGTAGATTTTTCCCTGCCAGCGCAGGGTGAAAAGCTCAACATACATCGTGGCGAGATCTTCAGAAGAAAAACTACTCGCGTCCCGCACCACGCCGCCCATGGCGCAGAATTTCTCAAACTCTTTGCGGCGTTTTTTCTCCGATGTCTTCGAGATAGTCTCTTTGATATACGCGACTTTATGCTTAAGACGCCCGGAGTAGATCGTATTAACAAACGCGCCTTTATGTTGCGGCGAGAGCCGTTTGTTGGTCACCGGCAGGTAGCTGCGCTTATTCGCTCGCAGGGGAAATAACACATCATCAAAGACAACAGGATACTGCCTGTGCTGCAGGCTGCACTTCCCGTTAACCGAAAAGCAGGCGCCTGCATCGTCGTCACCGTCTTTCAGCACGAAATAATTGAGCGTCAGATTCTGCTCACGACTTAAAAATTGCACCACATCAGGATGACAACATAGTGAGCCGCCAAGCTGATGATAAATACGCGCATAGCTGGCTGCATCGCCGCGTTGCCAGCCTGCCAGATTACCCACGACGTTTTTAAACTGCATAGCCGCACCTGTAGAAAATAGCTGTGAAAAACCCCAAAACAAGCCTGAAAAAGACACCCAAGCGTAAAAATTATTCGCTATTGTCCACTCACACCGTTAAGAGAACATTAAGCTCGCCTGCAGCGTCATCCGCTTGCATGGCATCGCGAGTGCAGATGTGGCCAATCAGAAGGTATCAGTTACACAGAAGTCGTCGTCTGAGCTGCTTATGCTGGCTGGCGGTTCGCCAGTGAGGGGCAGTGTGGCGGGCCGGGCGACTATCGCGATGAGATATGCCCTGAAGGGAGCGTTAATATCAGCGACCTCCTCAGCCGCACCATAAGCCGTGTTGTCGACAGGGTTATAGTGCGTTATAGTGTTTACATAATGTGAACGAAAGAAGGGAATCTCTCAATGCACGTCATTTCCAAAGAGCCCTTTGAACAAGCGGCACGGCTCTTTCCAAACGACGCCACAGCCATAAAGGCGCTGTATCGCCTGGTATGCGAAACAGATTTTAAATCGCCTGATGAACTTCGCGCCGCCGTGCCAAGTCTCGACAATTTTAAGTACCGTAACAAATGGTGGGTTTTAGATGTGGGTGGCAACAACCTGAGGGTCATCGCCTATATCAACTTCGTGAATAAACGCTTCTACGTGAAGCATATCGCGACCCACGCTGAATACGATAAGCTGACTCGCTACTATCGGGAGAACAAAGAATGATCGCCGACACCACTAAAGCTATCGAAGCAACAAAACAACTGGTAGCGGCTGTCCCTCTGTTGGGGGGGAGCTCCTCCGAGAAGGACTACCGTGACGCGCTGGCGCTGGTGGATTACCTGATTGACCACGACGATGAAAACCCGCTGATCGACATTCTGGCAGCCAAAATCGCCGACTACGAAGAGAACAGCGAGCGCTTTGCCGAGTTCAACAAAGAGGTTGGAGAAATGCCGGTTGGCGTCGCGCTGCTGCGCACGCTGATTGACCAGCATAAGCTGTCCTACGCCGACCTGAAGGAGGAAATTGGCTCTAAATCGCTGGTAAGCCAGATCCTTTCCGGTCAGCGCTCCCTGACTATCTCGCACATCAAGGCGCTTTCCGCTCGCTTCGGCGTTAAGCCACAATGGTTCCTGTGATATAGCCACTTCCAGCCCGCGAAACGGCGGGCTTTTTATTGCCATCCACCAAAAACATTGACTCACGTGAAATAGCTTTCGGCAGAAAGCCTCGCATACCGGCGCTGATAAGACGCTTTTTATTTTCCTAAGGACGGCACAAGCCCGCGCGCCGGGCAGATGCGCGCGTCAGAGTAGCGTGGTTTTTAACCCGAGCACCTGCCACTGCCCGTGACGATTAACCCAGGTGCGGAAATGGTGAAAACGGCCATTCAGCGGCGCACCGGCGTAGGTGCCCGTGATGGCCACGCAGGTATCGACAATAATGCAGTGGTCGCTTTCCTGAGCCTGAAAAGATTCACGCTCAATCGCCTGAATCGTAATAGCGCCGCTGGTATGCAGCCCGATATCCTGAGCCTTGGTGACGCGCTGGCCGGCGTGATTGATAAAGAGCAGATCGTCGGCGATTAACGCCATAAGGGCCGTCACGTCGGAATTTTTCATGGCGGTGAAAAGCGTATCTTCGAGTTGTAGCGGCAGGTTCATGGCGTTTTTTCCTCTGGTATGCGGCCACATTATCAGCCTGCGCCTGGCGGTAAACCCGTTGAAATTCGTAGGCCACCGCTTTCAGCGCGCCGACATCAGCTCAAGCAGCAGTTCCCGCGGGTAGATAGTTTCACGGGCGAGGGCCAGGGCTTCCTGCGACCACCAGCGGTGATCGTGAATAACGCGCTTTTCATTCGCGCTCCAGCCTGAAAAATCGGTTTCTTCGTGGTCCACGTGAATAATAAAAAAGCGCTCGTCGGCCAGCACCGTTTCGCCATTCGGCAGCAGCATCGTAAAGGTGCGCTGCGCCACTTCAGGTCCTGGGGAGGCGCGCACGATGCCGGTCTCTTCCCGTAGCTCGCGTAGTGCCGCCTCTGAGAATGACTCGCCGTCTTCGACGCCGCCGCCCGGCGTCGCCCAGTAAGAGCGACCAGCAAGCGCGTCGTCGCGGTGGGTAAAGCGAAACAGCAATAAGCGCTGATCGGGGCTCATAATCAGCAATCGTGACGCGGGACGGGTACGCATAAGGGCCTTTTTAATGAACGTGGTTAGCGCCGGGCCGAGTATACCGCAAACCGCGCGGCACAGACGCCGATCCTTAATATTGGCAGCCCGGGTCAGTACAGCGATGTGTTAATTTAGCGACATAAGTAAATACTCAACGGGAAAATAAAATGAACAAGGATACGCTGGTAACGTTGCTGAAATATAAGCGCTGGGCGGATGCCGGCACGCTGGCGTCAGTCAAAGCCGTTGACGCCACGGCGTACCCGGAGAAGCGCCGCCTGATGCAGCGGCTGATGAACCATATTTATGTGGTGGACCGTATCTTTCAGGCCAACCTGTCGGGCCAGTCGCATGGCTATACGGCGCTCAACACGCCGGAAACGCCGGATGTTGAAACACTTGAAACGGCGCTGCGCGACTGTATAGACGGGTATATCGCCCGCGTGAGCGCAATGAACGAGGCGGATTTCGGGGAAACCCTTCGCTTTCAGTTTACCGACGGCAGCCCCGGCGAGATGACAGCGCTCGATATGCTCACCCACATGCTTTTCCACGGCACGTATCACCGGGGCGCGGTCGGCTGGCTCGTCGCGGAGTGCGGCGGCGTCGCGTTTAAAGACGTGCTGACGATTTTCCTGCGCGAACAGCCCCAGTAATCGGGCCGCCCCACGGGGCGGCGACAGGTTCACCGATGTTATTCAGCGGCTCCGGTTTCCGCCTCCGTCGTCACCCGTTTGCCGATATCTTTGAGCTGTGAATATTTCTCCAGCAGCTGCGGCGCGTCATCCAGGCTCGTGACAAACATCCACATATAGGTCATCACCGAGTAGATGTGACCGGCGTTAATCGCGGCTGACTGCGTCATCATTACGACTGTAAAGCTGAACAGCAGCGCGGCCAGCACGCCGATGGTGAAATACCCCATCGCTTCGCGATCGGAGAGCGTGATGCGCAATTTCGCCAGCAGCTGGTAATGCCGTTGCAGCGCGCGCGGCGCGGCGTGCGTCACCATATCGATCTCTTTTTCCAGCCGGTTATTGAGCCTGCCGTATAACGCCTCATTGCGGCGGGTAAACTGCGTGAGAAAACAGGCCTGCACCGCCAGGATCCCCAGACACGCGATCCCCGTCCAGAACTCGATGAGCAGCAGCATGACGGCGGCGCCCGCCATCGACGCCACGGAGGTAATCAGCGTCGGCAGGTGCAGCTCGAAAAAATCGACAAATTCCCTTGAGAGCGCGACGCGCGCCGCGATGGTTGAATGACTGAGGCGTTTCTGGCGCTGCGCCAGCACCACCGAGACGGCGAGCCCCGCGTAAATGCGGGCAAACGTGCGCGTATCCACACTGCGCCGCGTCGCGCCCAGCAGCCAGATAAACAGCACCATCAGCCCGTACAGCATCGCGCTCCGGACATTCCCCGCCAGAATGGCGTTAATGCAGATACCCGCCAGCACCGGGTAGAGCAGATAGGTGACATTCTCCGCTATCACCAGAAAGAAGGTAAAAAAGAGC
Above is a genomic segment from Cronobacter turicensis z3032 containing:
- the ygjN gene encoding Uncharacterized protein ygjN, producing MHVISKEPFEQAARLFPNDATAIKALYRLVCETDFKSPDELRAAVPSLDNFKYRNKWWVLDVGGNNLRVIAYINFVNKRFYVKHIATHAEYDKLTRYYRENKE
- the ygjM gene encoding Uncharacterized HTH-type transcriptional regulator ygjM, which codes for MIADTTKAIEATKQLVAAVPLLGGSSSEKDYRDALALVDYLIDHDDENPLIDILAAKIADYEENSERFAEFNKEVGEMPVGVALLRTLIDQHKLSYADLKEEIGSKSLVSQILSGQRSLTISHIKALSARFGVKPQWFL